ACGCTTCCCTCTCGCTTATCTACGTCAGCGCCTACCCGCCCAAGCATATGAGACATAATGTTTTCATAAGTCTTATCAGAAAACATCATAAATTCACCTCCTTTGTGATGGTGATTTCTCCATAAATACTAACCACATTGAAGGTACAAAGAAGTTGGTCCCCTGTCACAGCAAAGTTAAAATCATCAACACTCTCAATGCGATCATCCCGCAGCAGGCACTCCTGAACTCTCCTTTTGAGTTCCACCTTCACATAAGAAACATCTTTGCCGATGAGTGAATCCAGCTCAATTCCGTAGGAAAAGCTGTAAATGGGATACTCGCACTTTTCTGTGTTCAAGACCTTATTAACTGCTTGTTTCAGCGCTTCCCGCCCGTCAACATACCCTTGGATATTGGTTTCATTCAGCCTGTAGGTTCTATTTGTGTCTATTTTGTCAACGATTTCAATATCGGTTGAAAGCGATGCCTTTGGTATTGTCATTCGGTAATCACCTCCAGAACGTAGAATTGCTGTCCGCCATGGTTCCGCAGCAGCCTGACTCTTTGCCCGATGATAAGAGACGACTTTAGATTTCCAAGGATCAATTCATCAGGCAAGATCAGCTTATCACTAATTCTAATTCCGTCTCTCGTTACAGTGCCCGTAAGCAAGCAGCAAAGGGCAGCGGAATTCAGATAGTTATGTACGATTGTTTTGATTTCGTTGATCATAGTACCACCTCCAGGCTCATGGTATGGACCGGCAGAAAGTTGTGGTTAACCGATTTTACGAGAAGATAACGGCCGAGTTCGATGTCTCCAATTTGTCCGTAAACACTGGTTCCTGCCCGTACACTTGTATCACCCAGGCAGTTCAGGCTAAGGCTCTCGACCTCATGGTTATATAATCCCAGAAGTTGATCTGCCATGTCCTTGGTCTTTGCGTAATTCGCATTGTTGTCCAGTTTTTCATAATATTGCAGCAAACCATAACGTATAATGGAATTACTGTCTATCGCTATGTAGGTATCGTCTTTTCCGCTGGTATCATTTCTGCTGACCAGCTTGATTTGATTATAGAATTCATCATCAATTGACTGTTCATAGCTATAGTCGTAAACCAGGCTCTCATCTCCCAGCACCAGGCTCAATCTCAAGTTATCCAAATCTCGAAGGGTGATTTTTCCAAACTCATCTCGTAACGCATATTTTTTACCAAGGTATAATACGGTATCACTGATTCCCGAGTAGACCATGTCGAGCCAGGTCTTGTCGTAATGGGAGCTAGTCGCAAGCAAGTACCCGGAATCCTCTATCGTCCCATATTTTAAGCCAAGGGTATTGCACATCCTTTTTACGAGGGTTGCAGCCGTGTCATTTTTCACTAAGATCGTGTCTTTCGCCTTGCAATATCTCAGCTGATCATAGGCGGTGACACTAATCTCTTTGTCCCTCCCCCTACCGTGCTTGAAAACATAGCCGAAAAAAATATTGTTATCGTTAAATTTAAAGCTCACAGCACTTCCGTTGTTTACTGAAAGATCGTCATTGATGCAGGTAAATTCCAGTTTGCTGCACCCGTCATTTAGCGAATCCTTATAGGATACCTTCGTCACCAGCTGGCTGATCTCATAAGTGCTGTCATCTGTATTTAATAGAAATTCCATGATTCACCGCCTAATTTGGTATTGTCAGAATCTGACCAGGATAAATCAGGGCTGGATTCTTTACCTTGTCTGTATTGGCCTGATAAATCTTCGTGTACTTCGACCCGTCGCCATAATATTTTTTCGAGATTGCCCATAGAGTGTCACCCTTTACGACTGTATGGGTTCCGGAATTCTTAGGATTTTCCGTTTCAGCAGCTGCAGTTTCCTTCACAACATAATGACCGTCATCCATCTTGAGAAGTTGAGACGCCTTTCCGTAGGGCTTGTACTCAATCAGCGAAAAGGATACATATTTATCTCCCTCTTCACCTGCCCGCTCCGTGATATCCAGATCCCGAATCAATACCAGCGTGTTGATATCGTCGCCGATCCCATTGGTGGCGATAAAGCGGACTGGAACAAGCCCGCTTCTCCATCTCTCAAATCTCTTTAAATAGTAGTCTGCATCCTTAAACCGATTCGGTGTCCTCACATAGTGGTAAGCTTTTCGAGGGAGCTCGCAGTCAAAAGAGTATTCCTTTAATTCCATTCTGGTTGGAACTGCAATCTGATCCAGCCCAAGCACCTCATATTTCTCAACAGAAAGGGAGCTTTTTACCTTCACTTCGTCCGGATTGACCGGCAAGCGATACGTTCGATTGCCATAATCAAAAAAGATCGCATAGTCACTCATCAATATACCCCCTCACCTGCTGTGGCAATTTGTTCTCTCAGGATCCGCTGGATTCTGCCGGCCACCTTGTCAGCATCGGCTTCCTTATGAATATCTCCGAAAGATACCTGGATATTGGGCGCCACTGTAGCCGTACTGAATTTGTTGATATAGTCCCGTTCTGCGATATCCCGCAAATACTGAATATCCTCTTCCGCCATGTCAACAGCAAGATTTCCGTTTGAGCCAGTGCCCTGTACAGAAACTGGATTGCTGGGAGTGCCGAGGTCGCTGCTACCGGAAAAACCAGGTATATTTGACGCATCCGAACCGCCATATCCAAACGTATTTGATCCATCTGTACCTAGTCCAAATCCATTTGTAAAACTGCTTATTTGATCTTTAATATCTCCAATTTTGTTTTTTCCTGCATCATAAAGGCCCTTACCTACATTGGACCCCTTTTCAAATACCTCTGAGTAATTAAAGGTTTTCTTATATTCCAGACCCTCTGTAAAGCCTTTAAACTTGTCGATTGGATTTACATCAATGAGTTCAAGCCCGCTTAAGATCTCTATTAGAAAATTAATCTTTGATATGAATTTGTTGATTAGCGAAGTAATAAAAAGGTCAATCAACTTTATTGCTCCGATAAAAGCGTTCTGTATATAAACTGGAATATCTAAGAAAATAGCCACTAATGCAGATGCAAGGCCAAAGATAAACCCAAAAACGCTTTGTGCAGTAACTCCAAGTTTTCCAAGCACAAATATTATGGCAGCAACCGCAGCAACGATCAGGAGTATCGGCCAGCTAGCAGCAATCCATCCTGCAGCTTGCGCAAGAATGGGCGAAACCATTCCCCAAAGTGCAGGTATTAATGCCAGGAGCTTTGTCCTCAAACCGTTTAGATATGATATTGCCAGCGCGAATAAAATGGGTCCGATGATGTCCCATGCACCAATTATTGAATCAACCAACCAGCTTAAGACACTTCCTATTGCATAAATACCTAATATAATGCTATTTAAATAGGGCTCAAATTCACTTGATCCCATAAAGCTGCTTATGCTCTCTATAACGCCGCCAAAAGCTTCAATTGTAACATTTCTGATTCGGTCCAGTACCTCCGAAAACTTCATTGGCAAGTTTGAAAATTCACTATTAATATCATTTGAAGCAGCAAACATAGCATTTTTCAAAAGATCTGCCGTAAGGGTACCTTCTGCAGCCATTTTACTAAGCTCCAGCTTAGATTTTCCGGTGAAAGATTCCATTGCTTTTAAAATAGCCGGCGCATTTTTTGTAATGTTATCAAAAACTCCATCATCGACCGTACCTGTTCCCATTGATTTTATTACTTGATCAATTCCAGCAGATTGAGTTGCATCGTCAGTTCCGCCAAGCTTATATGATTTATGCATCAGCTCTGAAAATCCTAACGCTTCATCGTTTGACAAGGAGCTGTTAGTCATTCCTTTAAGATCAGAAAAAGTACGCACAATATTGGAATAAGAAGTTCTTGAACGATTCGCCGCAGCAAAGATCTTCTCCTGAAGATTCTCCTGTACTCCCAGCTCATTATTTACAGCCTTTATTCTCGTCTGCACGCGCGTATATTCATCTGCCATCTTCATGCCATTCTTTATAACATCAAGGATTAAATCGGCCTTAGACTCCGTATTTTTTAAGCTTTTATTCAGATTGTTGACTGAGATGTTTGTCTGATCAAATTTCATAGATGCCGTATCTGCCATTTTCGATAGCACTTGCATTGAAACCGAAGTTCTATCGTATAGCGCAAGTGACGTATTTAAAGTACTCATCACCTTTTCCTCCCCTTCTTCGGAATATTTTTTGATGCATTTTTTTCTTCCTCAACGCGCACGATAATGCTTCCATAAATGAATGCTTTTTCTTCATGGCTCATGGAGCTTAATTGTGAAGGAAGGATACGCAATTTTTGGAGGGCAAAGTGTGCCAAGTTAAACTCGGCATCGCCCTCCCTTATTCGTTTTTTACTTCATCAATATCCTTGTTGATATCTTTATCAAGGCCGCTGAGTTCCTGAACTGCCTGAGCCAGGTTTGCAAATTCTCCGATGAGCAGCATGTTTTTCAGCGTCTCAGTTTCACCAAGTCCGTACTTATCCTGGAGCTTTGCATCCGAAAGATTTGGTTCCACGACAGCACTTGCCGTCAACGCCTGGACATACTCCGTACGGTTAAAGGTCTCAACGCCTTTCTTGTCGACCTTTGTATATTTCTTGATCAGCTGTTCATTTTCCTTTTGCGTGATGGGCTTTATAATAAAGGGGCTCGGTTTACCGTCCTCCCCCAGAAACCGTTCCGAAACGATGACCTCACGATTCCCGATCTGAACCGGGTTTAAAAATGCTTTTATTGAACTCATTTTGTTTTCTCCTAACAATTGTTGAAAGAAGAGAGGAGCGCAAGGCTCCTTCTCTTATCTGTAGTTTTCCGGAAGCGCAAAGCTTTCCAGAACGTTGATTCCGTCATAGGTAAAGTCGGTGTCAAAAGTGATGGGATCATCAGAACTGTCATCAAGCACCGCCACCGGAATGGATGCGAATATAACATTTGACAGAACGACTTCCTGCCTTCCTACGGTGGACTGAGCGTCCTCGTTGTATACCTGCAGTGTGATTCCGTTGTAATTGCCTTCCTTAAGGTAAGCTAATGCCTGTTTCAGCACTTCACTGTTCATAAAATACATGGTCAGGCTTCCGGTTCCTTCTGCCCCAGTCACCTTGTGTTGCGTCATTCTGCTGCCCAGCATTCTTTTTGCTGATACGGTCAATCCTAGCTGTGCTTTCAAAGTGGATACCTCAAACAGTTCCCTGTTTGACCCGTTGATGGTAATATAGGCCTTCCCCTCATGAGAGGATATGGTATCCGCGATTCTTGTATAATTATCTGACATGATTTTATCCTCCTATTAAGCTAAGTTCACAGTGATATAGATTTTCTCGACGCTGTCTACTGGCTGAACATAGCTATCAATGACCACTGCATCAGAGTCAACACCGGCAGAAACCGTTACATCATCCTCTGTAAAATTCTGAATTGCAGACAGGTTCTGAAGCTCGGTAAAATACTGAACCAAGGTTGCCCTCAGCAGAGCCCTGCCGTCAGCGTTATTGTTGGTTTTGCCGACGTAGTTTGCCTCGAAGATCTCAACGATGTCATTATTGATTCCATCGATGGTTCTCATCACTCTGTTTTTTCTGAACATTTCACCTTTGTCCACAGTAAATGAAACCAGCGAATTGATGTCATAAACAGCGGTAACATTCTGAGCAGAATCAACCTTGAATATAAATTTACCGGCTGACACAGCAGCTTCCATTTCACTTTTTGTTAGTCTGGGAACGACATCAATGGCATCTGTATACTTTTTTCCTGTATTGGACTGATAAATTGTTGCTCCTGCAGTAACACCCGCTACCCAGGCTGTTGTGTGAGCACTGGTAAGTGTTGTGCCGTCCGATAATCTCACGCCCTGAGTCACATTGACGACTGCTTCAGAATCGCCTGAATAATCCGCCAGAACAGACTGAATCTTACGACCCTCTGTATCCCTCATGGCTGTGATCCAAGTCTTAATGGCCGCTTGGCTGGCAGCGTGGGTTGCTGCGGTAAAAGGATAGCAAAGAGTATTAAAGTCAACTGTTTTTAATGAATCCAAAGCACTGGTGAGCGCGCTGGAATCATGAGCTGAACCAAGGTTATATACGATAACCGTTTTTGCTCCCTTCAGAGCCTGATTGACCAAAATCTTATCCGCATCAGTTGCTCCGCTTGGATAACTGCTTGCATCCGTTGCTGTTACAGGATACATTTCACCTGCAGCACCAACAGACATCTCCTGAAGCAGTACGACAATTCCCCTCTCACCGGGCGTGATCGACAATGCCGTGTTGGTGAGAAAGTTTATGTACGCTCCCGGTAAAATCTTGTTTTGACTGGTCCATGATCCTCCCATGATGACCCTCCTTTTCAAACACTAGTTGTAGCTTCTATTTGCTGCATAGATACAGCTTCCTCAACTTTCATTTCTGAATAGCTGATATCAAAGGTTACATGCAATACTTGCTCTATTATCTGAGCACTTTTGTTCCTGACCCGGTATGTCCCCGCCGAATCAAAAGACCTGACGAGAATTTCCTGTACCCTCATCAGGTCTTTTTTATTTTCGGCGGTATCTAGATTGCTGTAATACCCTAGATCAAAATATAGTATACTTTGGTATTTGTTTTTTAGTTTCTTGCTGTAGGTCTGCTTCGTCAACAAGAGTAAGAAATATGGTTTCTCACTGCCCTCTGGAACTTTTTCGTCAAAGAGAGCATAGCCTTCTTCTGGCGGGAACAAGGCTGTAAGCTTGTCCTTTATGGACTGTTTTATTTCGTTGAGCATGGTTCAATCTCCTTCTTGAATATAGTATCGTCAGTGCTACTGCCAGTCTCCCAAAAACATAGAGGATTTCCCCTGAAGAGCGATTCTTTAAAATAATCTGCATTCCGTTATTAATCAGTATTTCCCTGACTGCCTGATGCTTATCGGGCGATAATCCGACAACTATGTGCGATCAGGCTTTTTCCAACATAGATACTAACATATCACTGGAGTTCGAAGTATTCCGTTCAGGTTTCAATTTCTTTATTTATTTTACTCTCCTGTTCCATTTGAGGCTTCCGATTGAGCAGGTTTAGAGGGTATTGATATTGGATGGATCCAAACGCCGTCTATGTAATAGTCACCAATCCAAAAACCTGGCTCTTCCGGAACAAGATCGTCGTACATTCCAGTTCCATCGCAGAGTGCCCGGAACTCTTTGACTTTTTCCATAGATTCAAAATATCCCATGTTGGTGCATACACCATTCTCAATAAATGCCCAATTGTTTTGAAACATATTTTTCCTCTCCCCGTTCTTAATATAATATAACTACTACTCCAGCTCCTCCAGCTCCTCCAGCTCCAGCCGCTCCACCAGCGTTTACACCGTAGTTTCCTCCAGCGCCTCCGCCGCCTCCGCCGCCTCCGCCTTTTACTGTAGAAGAAACACCGGCAGTACCCGCGGCTCCTACAGCCGTATTACTTGCACCGCCTCCGCCTTTTCCTCCAGCTCCAGCGCTATTTCCAGCGGCTCCTCCGTTTCCGCCAGTTCCAGCGCCAGAGGATCTTGAATCGCCGCCTCCGCCGCCTCCGCCGCCTCCGCCTCCATACATTGTTCGGTTTGGTCCGCAATAGCATCCGAGTCCTGCTAACTGGCTGTAGTATCCATTTCCACCACTCCCACCTACTTGTCCTGAGTTACCACCGGGATTACCATTTTCACGTGTATATAGTCCACCAGCTCCACCAGTCGCGCCATTTACGGAACTTCCAGTATAAGCTCCGTAAGATCCGCCTCCGCCTCCGCCATTACATCCATCTCCTCCAGTGCCTACTCCACCTGACCATCCTGTTTTACCGCCTAAACCTGTTTTTACAGTTGATATCCCATTAAAAGACGTTGTTCCTCCATCTCCTCCGTTTGCACCCGCAGCCCCAGCAGCCCCAGCAGCCCCAATCACGATCGGAATCGCAGAAGTTGACGTCACAAAAAAACTATCTATGGATACCCCGTAGCCGCCTCCGCCTCCGCCTCCGCCTCCTGCCGCGATTGAACTACCAGTTGTTCCACCTCCGCCGCCTCCACCTCCGCCGGACATCATAAACACGGCTATTTCCATATTAGATCTAGGAGGATTCCAGCTTCCAGTAGTACTTATTACTGTTATATTTTGTTTAGGAGGTATCATTTTCAAGGCATCATCAACTGTTGACACTCCAAACAATGCTGCAACTACCGATGATAATCCCATTTCACTGGCCAATAAGTCTTGCCACGTTGCAGTTCCTGTTGCTGAATATTGCAGTACTTGATTTGTAGCTCCTCCTGCTGGTATATGCTTATTCCCCGCCGTGGTCGGATGCACATATTTATTATCATCCACATATTGTTTGTTTGCCGCATGGGAGCTCTGGGTTGGGGCTGAAATGTTTAATGAACCATTAACACTAACATTTCCATCCTTACCAATTGCAAGTCTTTCTGCAGTTCCGCTCTGCACAACGCTAAGCTTGTTTTCCAATGCTTCAACATGCCATTCCTTTGAAAAGTTGCGGAAAAACTGTAGATGGTTGTTATCGCCATTGCTAATTAATGTTGGAAAGAATTTTACTCCTGTTAATATCTGCTCTCCACCTAGTTTTACATTTTGATCATCTAGCACTTCGAAATGTTCTTCCACTTCTTTCAACGCCGTATCAATGCGATCCATATTCTCATTCTGAACTTCAACATCATAGTAATCTGTCGTCAGCGGCTTTTTAAGCCCATAATTCTCAGTTGTTGTTGCCATTATATTCTCACCTCATTCTTTAATTGGCCATGTGTATAGGAAGACAACTCTGCGTGTGTATAAGCACTGAGCGCCTCATGCGTGTTAAATATGAATACATATGAATATGCCAGGTGCGCCGGTTTGATCTCCTCAATGGCCTTGGTCAGATCCGCCATATTAGGAGGCAGCCCAAAAGTCCCGGTGAATTTGACTTCAAACCGATTCTCATGATTATATTCAATAATAGCAACCTCGCCATTGGAAAAGCTCTCTGCCACATTCCGAATCATCGCTGCAGTAGTTGTCCCTGCTCCTCGCAGCTTGCTCATGACTCTTTCTCGACGAAAAGAATATGGCTTAGTAGCATCTGTCTCAAGGCCAAGTGCTTTCTCCCATGTACTTAATCCCCAAGTTGCAGTTGACACATTCATTTGCCGAAGCAATTCAGTTTTCGCAGAATAAAGTGAATCTGTCCATGTTCCAAACGCAGTTTGTAGCTTAACAGCTTCCGTAGAACTTTTGTAATAATCCGGCAGTAAATGAGTCAGATTCATGATCCAGTCACCTCCACTGATCCAAGAACGGGAACCTGATCAGGTCCGATTTTCACATTTTCCGTTTCTCCGTTGATTGTTAGTTCAGAGTAATTAATTACACCATCAATGCCAAGAAGCATCGCTGCAACCCGATTATATAAAATTGTATATTTTGAAAATGAAATATTCTTTAGAAAGGAATCGAGAGCCATTGTAAAAGTTGCTTCTACAACTGATACGGTTGTAGAGGTGTCAATTTCCACAGCAGCAGAGACATTAACCTCCAGCCCTTCAGCACTCTTAACCGCAATAGTTGCTCCGATAGGCCGATGTTCCTCTATATTTAAGGCACAATTATCAACAATCGTCGAATCCACAGGCATATTATCATCCCCAGTGATCAGCACCTTGACTGTTCCAGGTCCATCCCACAATGGCGTGACTTTCGCTGCTCCAACGCCATCCACGGCCAGAGCCCATTGTCTGTAATGGGAGGCATTCCCGGATGTTGCGGGGTTTTGGAGGAAATCGTAAAATCTAGCAACCAAAGCAGCATCAGTTTCTTCGTCTGTACCTCCGGCAGCCTTCGTATTCGTAACCGAGATGAGGCCGCTTACAGTGACGATCTGATGCGTAATTGTGCCAGCATCCACATTGTATTCATTGCCAATCTCCGCAGCAGTTGCATTTAGCGTTGCCATGCCGCCGGTTATCGTCACAGACGAATCGGTCTCAAACTGCAGTCCCTCTGCTGTAAGAAAGACCTTTCCTGCCTCGATTTTTGTATTGTCGATTCCAGTAAAGGTTAATTGTGTTGTCGCTTTCATTCCTGGTTTTCGCTTAATGCCGTATTCCGAACATCGCTTGTCTATGTATTCCCCGGATGTTTCATCAATATAAACGATTGGCACAACGGCATCGAGGGCCTGATAGTATTTCCATATTTCATGGGCTACGGTACTGACCATATCGCTTGTGTAGCTGCCTTCGCTGGTATTGATATCCGTATTCAGTCTGCTCAGGATATCGCTTTTGATCGCCTCAACTGTATAATGTTCATACATTCACTTCCACCTCCCCATAAATTGTTTTTAGGCTGGCCTGAATCTTTAGATTTCCTTCGGAAAACGCTGCTGTTACATCGGAAACACTTGATATATAAGGGCAAACCAGCAAGCACTCCTCAAAGTAACGTGCAGCTTCTGATTGTTTCAATTCCTCTGTAAAAGGTTGGCCAATCAGCGATTCCACCTCATTTCCGTAATCCCATGTATAAATTTCATGCCGAAACCGCGGTGTGTGTAGTGCTTTCCATGCCCATACTACCACCGCATCTTTCCCAGAAACAATCATAGGAGATCCGCCTTTATAAATCGGAATATTGTTTATAAAGTCCCATTTGACCTCTTTAAAAAGCGGCATAGCCTTTTCAGCTTCTGACGTCTGCGGTTGAATACTCGGAAAAAGTGTTTTGCTCATACCTCCACCACCTTGCAGATTATTATGTATCGTTGTTCATTTTCAATAGGGATCAGAAGCAGCTGCTCTCCAGTCTCAAACTCTGTCAGGCTGCTGCTTTTTAAAAGTGCATCCTCCTCCTGAATTGTTTGCGCCACATTGACCTTTAATGGGGCAGGAGTAATTACTTCTCCCAACCTGACAAATGCAGGAATCTGTTTTTTCGCTTCCTCCCGAATCCCCCTTACCAAAGAAGTGAAAGGATTGTCTTCCACTTAAATCACCTCCCCAAACTGTAAATCGCAACCAATCCCTGACCAAGTATCTGGTTCTTGCTTAGCCAAGCTTGCCCACGTCCTTTTCATTCATCATGTTTTCGAAATTTAGAACCAATTTATTGGTATACTGGCCTTTGTTCCACATATGAACATCGTTGTCGATATAAAAAAGACCGTACAATCCAGTATACGGTTCTTGAACAATCACAGTATTTCCCGTGATATTAAGCGGACTACCCAAATTTTCTACGGTGATCTTTTGTGATACATCGTAGTCTTTCAGTATTTTCTCAGCTTCCTTCGCTGCGTCTTCATCATCCGTCTTTCTGAGATAGCTTTGCAACCGTCCATAAAGTTTCACTGCCTCGCTATTTTCTTTTGTATCGATCAGCTGGTCTTTCGAATTATAGATTCGGACTTGATTGATCATACTTTCAATGCTTTCCGTGGTGGAGGCTGATATAAGATTTCTGCCGCTGCTTAAAATCAATGGCTCATTCGCCATTCCTTTTTCTATGACATCAAGCTCGAGACCTCTGAACCTGATCTGATACTTTTTCCCCGTTTTGACCGATGCAATGGTGTATGCAGTTTGAATCATGCTGTAGAGATCCACCCCAATGAAATTTCTGCTGATTTTCACCCCGGTTGCTGCTATCCGTCCAGGCTTAATTCCAAAGTCAGTGCAAATCCGTTTCGTAATTGCCTCCGGCGTCCAATTGGGGAACTTGTACACCGCTTCATTCCGCTTCAGATAGATTCCATAGTCGAAGCAGGTAACGTTGATGCTGCTCCCTGATGTGCTCTTATGTCTTGAGAATACAATGCCGTTGAACAGCTCCTGACTATCAAGCGTAACAACCACCTGGTTGCCGAGTTCACAGGATACCACAGGAAGATTTGTATCGATTGCAGAAGCAAC
This genomic window from Clostridiales bacterium contains:
- a CDS encoding alpha/beta hydrolase, producing MIKLSITGKNGSVDISQLVPSISLSGEFQQCARTLEFSMVASAIDTNLPVVSCELGNQVVVTLDSQELFNGIVFSRHKSTSGSSINVTCFDYGIYLKRNEAVYKFPNWTPEAITKRICTDFGIKPGRIAATGVKISRNFIGVDLYSMIQTAYTIASVKTGKKYQIRFRGLELDVIEKGMANEPLILSSGRNLISASTTESIESMINQVRIYNSKDQLIDTKENSEAVKLYGRLQSYLRKTDDEDAAKEAEKILKDYDVSQKITVENLGSPLNITGNTVIVQEPYTGLYGLFYIDNDVHMWNKGQYTNKLVLNFENMMNEKDVGKLG
- a CDS encoding baseplate J/gp47 family protein, translated to MYEHYTVEAIKSDILSRLNTDINTSEGSYTSDMVSTVAHEIWKYYQALDAVVPIVYIDETSGEYIDKRCSEYGIKRKPGMKATTQLTFTGIDNTKIEAGKVFLTAEGLQFETDSSVTITGGMATLNATAAEIGNEYNVDAGTITHQIVTVSGLISVTNTKAAGGTDEETDAALVARFYDFLQNPATSGNASHYRQWALAVDGVGAAKVTPLWDGPGTVKVLITGDDNMPVDSTIVDNCALNIEEHRPIGATIAVKSAEGLEVNVSAAVEIDTSTTVSVVEATFTMALDSFLKNISFSKYTILYNRVAAMLLGIDGVINYSELTINGETENVKIGPDQVPVLGSVEVTGS
- a CDS encoding phage portal protein; this encodes MSSIKAFLNPVQIGNREVIVSERFLGEDGKPSPFIIKPITQKENEQLIKKYTKVDKKGVETFNRTEYVQALTASAVVEPNLSDAKLQDKYGLGETETLKNMLLIGEFANLAQAVQELSGLDKDINKDIDEVKNE
- a CDS encoding phage portal protein, whose translation is MSDNYTRIADTISSHEGKAYITINGSNRELFEVSTLKAQLGLTVSAKRMLGSRMTQHKVTGAEGTGSLTMYFMNSEVLKQALAYLKEGNYNGITLQVYNEDAQSTVGRQEVVLSNVIFASIPVAVLDDSSDDPITFDTDFTYDGINVLESFALPENYR
- a CDS encoding DUF2634 domain-containing protein, with the protein product MSKTLFPSIQPQTSEAEKAMPLFKEVKWDFINNIPIYKGGSPMIVSGKDAVVVWAWKALHTPRFRHEIYTWDYGNEVESLIGQPFTEELKQSEAARYFEECLLVCPYISSVSDVTAAFSEGNLKIQASLKTIYGEVEVNV
- a CDS encoding phage tail sheath protein, with translation MGGSWTSQNKILPGAYINFLTNTALSITPGERGIVVLLQEMSVGAAGEMYPVTATDASSYPSGATDADKILVNQALKGAKTVIVYNLGSAHDSSALTSALDSLKTVDFNTLCYPFTAATHAASQAAIKTWITAMRDTEGRKIQSVLADYSGDSEAVVNVTQGVRLSDGTTLTSAHTTAWVAGVTAGATIYQSNTGKKYTDAIDVVPRLTKSEMEAAVSAGKFIFKVDSAQNVTAVYDINSLVSFTVDKGEMFRKNRVMRTIDGINNDIVEIFEANYVGKTNNNADGRALLRATLVQYFTELQNLSAIQNFTEDDVTVSAGVDSDAVVIDSYVQPVDSVEKIYITVNLA
- a CDS encoding LysM peptidoglycan-binding domain-containing protein — encoded protein: MSDYAIFFDYGNRTYRLPVNPDEVKVKSSLSVEKYEVLGLDQIAVPTRMELKEYSFDCELPRKAYHYVRTPNRFKDADYYLKRFERWRSGLVPVRFIATNGIGDDINTLVLIRDLDITERAGEEGDKYVSFSLIEYKPYGKASQLLKMDDGHYVVKETAAAETENPKNSGTHTVVKGDTLWAISKKYYGDGSKYTKIYQANTDKVKNPALIYPGQILTIPN
- a CDS encoding DUF2577 domain-containing protein codes for the protein MEDNPFTSLVRGIREEAKKQIPAFVRLGEVITPAPLKVNVAQTIQEEDALLKSSSLTEFETGEQLLLIPIENEQRYIIICKVVEV
- a CDS encoding DUF2634 domain-containing protein, with the translated sequence MTIPKASLSTDIEIVDKIDTNRTYRLNETNIQGYVDGREALKQAVNKVLNTEKCEYPIYSFSYGIELDSLIGKDVSYVKVELKRRVQECLLRDDRIESVDDFNFAVTGDQLLCTFNVVSIYGEITITKEVNL
- a CDS encoding DNA helicase: MINEIKTIVHNYLNSAALCCLLTGTVTRDGIRISDKLILPDELILGNLKSSLIIGQRVRLLRNHGGQQFYVLEVITE
- a CDS encoding DUF2313 domain-containing protein, translated to MNLTHLLPDYYKSSTEAVKLQTAFGTWTDSLYSAKTELLRQMNVSTATWGLSTWEKALGLETDATKPYSFRRERVMSKLRGAGTTTAAMIRNVAESFSNGEVAIIEYNHENRFEVKFTGTFGLPPNMADLTKAIEEIKPAHLAYSYVFIFNTHEALSAYTHAELSSYTHGQLKNEVRI
- a CDS encoding tape measure protein; this translates as MSTLNTSLALYDRTSVSMQVLSKMADTASMKFDQTNISVNNLNKSLKNTESKADLILDVIKNGMKMADEYTRVQTRIKAVNNELGVQENLQEKIFAAANRSRTSYSNIVRTFSDLKGMTNSSLSNDEALGFSELMHKSYKLGGTDDATQSAGIDQVIKSMGTGTVDDGVFDNITKNAPAILKAMESFTGKSKLELSKMAAEGTLTADLLKNAMFAASNDINSEFSNLPMKFSEVLDRIRNVTIEAFGGVIESISSFMGSSEFEPYLNSIILGIYAIGSVLSWLVDSIIGAWDIIGPILFALAISYLNGLRTKLLALIPALWGMVSPILAQAAGWIAASWPILLIVAAVAAIIFVLGKLGVTAQSVFGFIFGLASALVAIFLDIPVYIQNAFIGAIKLIDLFITSLINKFISKINFLIEILSGLELIDVNPIDKFKGFTEGLEYKKTFNYSEVFEKGSNVGKGLYDAGKNKIGDIKDQISSFTNGFGLGTDGSNTFGYGGSDASNIPGFSGSSDLGTPSNPVSVQGTGSNGNLAVDMAEEDIQYLRDIAERDYINKFSTATVAPNIQVSFGDIHKEADADKVAGRIQRILREQIATAGEGVY